GTATTTGTATGCGTATTAATTTAGGAGTAGTGGTTTTAGTGTAGTTAGTGATCTAGATTGGTTTCGATTTGATTGGTAAAGGATCGGTGATTGTGTTTGATGTGTGGATCTGGTGGTTTTGGAGTGGTGACTTGGTTAATTATAGAGTAATTGAGGTTAAAACTGGAATAATTTTGTTTAGATCCGGTACTGTTTTATGGTTCTGTATAGTAGCTGATGATGATTGTGGTGGTTTTATGGATTTTATTGCTGTAATTAGAGCTGCATTTCATGTGAAATTTGGAAGGGAGAAAAGGGAAGGGATTTCGTAAACAAGTATGCGGTGTTATAGTTATTGAACCTTGATATGATGAAAGCAATTGTTGCAATTATTACTGATTTCATTATCTAAAGGTTTGAAGAAATGTGGAATTGTCAAACTCTTGTAATCGGCAAATGATTAGTGGCATGTTTCTTGGGTTCATTTCTAATTTTGCATTGGCATTGTACGATTAAAGTTATGTTTGATGATTGCTAATCTGGTTTTTGTGGTTTCGTGTGAAATTGAAGATGGATGGGAGAATAGCTGGGTTGTATCTGATTGGAAGAAAGATGAGAACACTGCTGGGGTGTGGAACTACACTTCTGGAAAATGGAATGGAGACCCCAATGACAAAGGTATTTTGTCGATGTTTCCAGTGGAATGTTTGACGGTTGAACTCTTGGTGTTTTGAAGTATGTTGAGATTGGCTGGttggctttatttttttggcatcTTGATGCAGGTATCCAAACAAGTGAAGACTATAGGTTCTATGCTATTTCAGCTGAGTTCCCTAAATTCAGCAACAAGGATCAGACACTAGTCTTCCAATTCTCCGTCAAGCATGAGCAAAAGCTTGACTGTGGTGGTGGGTACATGAAGTTGCTCAGTGGTGAAGTTGACCAGAAGAAATTTGGTGGTGATACCCCATACAGGTTACTGCTTTTCCCACTGTAATCCTACAGTATTGTTGTGTTAGTCTGAATTGCTGATCTGGCATTTAATGGTTTGTTGCAGTATCATGTTTGGACCAGATATATGTGGATACAGCACCAAGAAAGTCCATGCCATTCTTAACTACAATGAAGCAAACCACTTGATCAAGAAGGAAGTTCCTTGTGAGACTGACCAGCTCTCTCATGTCTACACATTGATCATCCGTCCTGATGCTACATATAGTATCCTTATTGACAATGTGGAGAAGCAAACCGGCAGTTTGTACTCTGACTGGGATCTTCTCCCACCGAAGACAATCAAGGATCCTGAGGCCAAGAAAGTAATTACCTAGCACCCTAATTGCTATATTGTTTAGTTAGTTTGCCTTTAGGTTTTGATGACAGTTAGCTAGTTGGCCTTATGGTTTTGATGACAATGTAACTTCACTGGATGGCAGCCAGAAGATTGGGATGACAAGGAGTATATTGCTGATCCCGAGGACAAGAAGCCAGAGGTAacagattaaattatttttgaacttcgGAGGATGTTTGGAAATGTATAATTGATGTGACCATCTGTGGtttatgtattatttatttatttttgcagggTTATGATGACATTCTTAAAGAACTTCCAGATCCTGAAGCCAAAAAGGTAGTTACTAAAGTTCCTGCTTTTCTAATCAGTGTGTTATGAATCTTTGATTTCTGagaaataattttctaattgaAGTGGTTTGCAATTGTAGCCCGAGGACTGGGATGATGAGGAAGATGGTGAGTGGACTGCCCCAACCATTCCTAACCCTGAGTACAAGGGCCCATGGAAGCCAAAGGTTTGTGCCTCTGTGTTTAGTTGAAAGCTTTTGATGTTGCCTTTTGCTTTAG
This window of the Populus trichocarpa isolate Nisqually-1 chromosome 13, P.trichocarpa_v4.1, whole genome shotgun sequence genome carries:
- the LOC7478905 gene encoding calreticulin, with the translated sequence MANPKIIPLILFSLFAIASAKVFFEERFEDGWENSWVVSDWKKDENTAGVWNYTSGKWNGDPNDKGIQTSEDYRFYAISAEFPKFSNKDQTLVFQFSVKHEQKLDCGGGYMKLLSGEVDQKKFGGDTPYSIMFGPDICGYSTKKVHAILNYNEANHLIKKEVPCETDQLSHVYTLIIRPDATYSILIDNVEKQTGSLYSDWDLLPPKTIKDPEAKKPEDWDDKEYIADPEDKKPEGYDDILKELPDPEAKKPEDWDDEEDGEWTAPTIPNPEYKGPWKPKKIKNPNYQGKWKAPIIDNPDFKDDPELYVYPDLRYVGIELWQVKSGTLFDNVLVSDDPEYAKQMAEETWGKQKDAEKAAFEEVEKKRDEEESKEDPADSDAEEEDEAGDAEGEDSDAETKADTADDEDEVHDEL